DNA from Nomascus leucogenys isolate Asia chromosome 24, Asia_NLE_v1, whole genome shotgun sequence:
CCAGAGATTGTCCACAAGGGTGGCTGAAatagtgacacctttgctttctgatggttcaatgtacacaaactttgtttcatgcacaaacttacttaaaatattgtataaaattaccttcagactatgtgtataaggtgtatatggaACATAAATTAATTTCATGTTCAGAcgtgggtcccatccccaagatatctcattatgtttaTGCAAATATTCCATAATCCGGAAAAATCCCAAATCTAAAAACCGTCTGGTCGGTCCCAGGCTTTTCAGATTAGGAATACGCAGCCtgtaataacttgcccaaggtcacatagctactAGCTGGTCGAGACAGGACCACATctgcctgtcttcaagctcaggACTCTTAAGCCACCACTCCTTTCCGCTTGTATAAATTCTATTTgtgcccggtgtggtggctcacgcctgtaatcccagcactttgggaggccaaggcgggtggatcatttgaggtcaggagttccagaccagcccgaccaacatggtgaaaccccatctctactaaaaatataaacaaattagaCAGGtacggtggtgcgtgcctgtaatcccagctacttgggaggctgaggcaggagaatcgcttgaacccgggaggcggaggttgcagtgagccgatatcgcgccactgcactccagcctgggtgacagagcgaggctccgtctcaaaaaaaaaaaaaaaaaaattctatttgtttACATTGTTACAGAATAAATTTGCGTCATAATTTGCATGATTGATTTAATGTAGTTTTGGCTGTCTCATCACACAAGGACCACCAGCTCCTGAAACTCAAGGACGTGCTGATTCGGGAGCtttcaaaaactatttttggAAAACCCAAATCCCTGTCTTCAGCCAGCGTCGCCTGCAGTTGCTAGCACTACCCACAAGGGAGAAGCCGACGCTGCACTGCTCCGCCAAATgtgcctctcttcctcttcttcgtCTCTGTGGTTAGCCTGGGAAAAGAGCCCGCCTCCTGGCCCATAAGGCCCTTGGGCCGGAAGCTCCGCTTTCTCTTCCTGCTCTCCATCATGGcggtgagtagctgggacctggATTAGCCCTCTTTTATCCGTCGCCATCCATGGCAGGCCGAGCCTGCGGGGGCTACTTCACCCGCAGCCCGAGGAATATGGAGCCCGCAATGCTAGCCGGCCCAAAACTGGTAGAGCCGTTCGAGCCAAGGACGCAGAGTTGAATTCTGTCACTTTCCCTGCCATCGTTTTAGGAGCGGCTCCGGGCAGTTGCCCGGAGTGCTCAGAAGCACGGCTAGGAGGCTGCAGCGAGGGCAGAGGGGGTGAATGGAGAGTTTTGAGGTAGGGGGTCCGGGCCTTTTCCTGGTCCCGGGGACTTGAGACTTGCTTAGTGCTAGGAAACCTTAGCTAGTTGCTCTGCTTAGGGAAGGCGCCGGCCTTTACACAGCTTCCGAATGGGATGCTGGACGTCGCATAACCACGTGTTTCCTGTTAACTGAGCAATTAAGTTCTGTTCCCTCGCTTACTCTCCTTAGTTGGCCTTACAATGGAGGCGCTGTTCATTACCCTGAGCCTCTTAGGGTTCGAGCTCAGTGTCCGTGTCTTTTAACACTCAATACCTGTCCTGAGTTTTCTCTTCCCCCGTTCCGTTCGTGGAGGAAGAATAGGTCCTGAGCTGACTTCTTCCCTTGATGCCTCCCAAACACGGTGATACCTTTTAAACATTTAGGGTCTTCGTTACGATTTGGGACgagcagaaataaaaatcctgTGCAGGTAGAAAGTAGTAAAACTCAGGACTCTCAGCTCTGAGTGTATTGACTGCTGCTCTTCCCTGTTGCAGCAGGATCAAGGTGAAAAGGAGAACCCCATGCGGGAACTTCGCATCCGCAAGCTCTGTCTCAACATCTGTGTTGGGGAGAGTGGAGACAGACTGACCCGAGCAGCCAAGGTGTTGGAGCAGCTCACAGGGCAGACCCCTGTGTTTTCCAAAGGTGAGTAGTGACAAGGACATACAAGGCTTGCCCGCTTGGGTCGCCTGGTTGTTTCTTGATTTACCTGCTGTCGAGTCTGTTTAGAAAGTGACAGTCGGCGTCACTTAAAGCATTAAATTCATGAGCCGACCaagaagtgtctttttttttttttttttttccaagatggcatGTGGGATTGGAACACCAGATTTTATATGAGCAGATCTTAAGATTAGCCCAAGTAAAGATTTTCCCAAGTAACTAAGATATGAGAGAGAGTGGAAATGTCAGGAACGAAGTAAAGATCATTAGATCTGATTAGCAGTTCGGGTTATATAGGCTGCATTAAGAACAGGGCTGTACCAGGAGCATGAGGCTTCAGTGGCCtatgatagtgccattgcactccagcctggttgacccTATCTCAAAAGTTGTATACGGATTGCCTGGGTTTGAGTGATGGCTTCACCACTTGCTGGTCTGACGGGGCTCTCTGgacctctgcttttttctttgcATAAAGAGGGTAATACTTCATAATTGTGGAAGATAAAATGAGTTGTACATGTGCAGTTGCTTTAGGATAGTGAAATATGGCAAGTCTTTGGATTCTGCTTCTGCTTTTTGTTACCAACTCTGATATTTGGCAAGTTAATAAACTTCTCAAAACCTCACCTGTAAAATATGGATAACAGTACAATAAGGTTTCAGCAAATACTAGATGTTGTCAGTAAtgctttatttcctttggaaCATGATAATCTTACTAGTGGCTTCTTTGGCCTATTCTGGTTGTGAACTTGCCCTTCCTGGAACTTCAGCATTATGACTGTCCTTAACTGCTGAAGGATGGCTGGATGTCTAGAAATGGGAAAATCTGTGCTGTGGATGAAATCTTATTAATAGATGTGGGCGACACTAATTAGAACACCACGACTTAAAAGAGTGTGGATGAATACTTAATGTCTCTTTAAGTCATGGAGATGGTGTTCTGGGAAAGAGGTGAGTGTAGTGAGGGTATGATGGCATCTGACTCTTTGTTACCCCCTTCCTGCAGCTAGATACACTGTCAGATCCTTTGGCATCCGGAGAAATGAAAAGATTGCTGTCCACTGCACAGTTCGAGGGGCCAAGGCAGAGGAAATCTTGGAGAAGGGTCTAAAGGTGAGCCTAATCCCCTAATGGAGTGATACTGATCAGCACTCCCTTAGTAACACATGCAGATAAGTTACATTTAATGTTCTGTTCTTTGGTGCcttgatatttatttacttaagctTCTAAAAGGCTTTTTCTACAATCAGCAGGGTTAAACTATTCTTGGTGGTTTAAAAGATGcgtgaggccgggcacggtggctcaatgcctgtaatcccaacactttgggaggccaaggcggatggatcacttgtggccaggagttcgagaccatcctggccaacatggtgaaacaccatctctactaaaaatataaaaattagccgggcttggtggcaggcgcctgtagtcccagctactcgggaagctgaggcacgagaattgttagaacctgggaggtagaggttgcagtgagctgagatcgtgccactgcactccagcttaggccacagagtgagactcttgtctcaaaaaaaaagaaaaaaagaaaaaggatgcttGGGAATCATTTCATGCCTCTGCTTTCTCTGGGTTTTTCTCTGCTCTTTGGAAGCTGGGAGAGGTCATACTGTCATACTGGGTAGTTGGGTTGTGAATCTATAGTCGGGGTATAGTGAGGAAGTCAGGTTGTGTTCCCAGCCAAGTTTCATTGGCTTCTGTTTGCTCTGGGGTGCACGTTGGAGGCTGAGCTATTAATAGTTacttgggggtgggagggagttgAAGACAAGGAATGTTAATTGCTGCATTTTTCTCCACAGGTGCGGGAGTATGAGTTAAGAAAAAACAACTTCTCAGATACTGGAAACTTTGGTTTTGGGATCCAGGAACACATCGACCTGGGTATCAAATACGACCCAAGCATTGGTATCTACGGCCTGGACTTCTATGTGGTAAGAATATGTAATCTTTTCCCGCTCCTGGTCTGTGAGCAGAGGGGAATCTTTATTTCATATGTGGTATGTTGGTGTTCACATGTTGAGTTGCAGCTTTGAATATTGTCTGCCTTTGTGTTCTCCTCACCCTTGGGGAAATGTGCCTCATTTGTGGCAAATGTAGGGGTGCAGCACTGAACAAGATGGACAAGATCCCTGCTGTTGGGGAGCTTGCAGTCGAGGATCTGTAAAGCACCCACATGGCTTAAAGGTGGATGAAGGAAACTGTTCCCTCCAGCCAGTGATTTGAAACTTTGGAGAGAGGCAGTACTGGTGCCACATTTGGCCTGTGGGTTGTTTGGCTGCACTGAGGCTGTTCTTCCCCTGCTTCTTCCTATAGAAACAGCTTTGGATGATGCAGTGGTTTGCTCAGAAAGGGGGTTTTAACATAGAAATGACCTTTTGTGTTACTGCCGTGTTTTGGTCCAACAATAAAACTGAATAGCCTAAATCAGATGTCCTGACTAGTGTGGAACCTGAAAGATGGTGGCACCCTCATTAGACAGACAAGTAATAAGAATTGGATACTCACAGGATGTTGGAGGAACAGCACACCTTTGGGAAGCACTTTTGagctgaagcagaaggaagaaaatatgtatatttgtgctTCTCAGAGTTGTATGTtttctacactgctggtgtggcaatagatttttaaatgttattttaaaaagaaaaatgtttggagATTTGGGAGCAGTAATGGAGGATCTCAGCACCACTGGAAGATAGGCTGGGTTAGGGGGGTGCTGAAAGTTCCAGCCTCCAAAGCAAACCTATAGTATGGTTGTGTGTTGTGTGGGATGCTGGTGGCAGCTTTGTTAGACACAGATCATGGGTCTTGCTCCAGAATCCATTGGGCTGCCAAGTGACTCTTTGAAGATCTGTCTGTAATGTGTGAGTCTTGTCCATCTGCTCTTGACTCTGAGCTGGCTAGGTGACTGTTGGTTATTCCTGGGACAGGTGCTGGGTAGGCCAGGTTTCAGCATCGCAGACAAGAAGCGCAGGACAGGCTGCATTGGGGCCAAACACAGAATCAGCAAAGAGGAGGCCATGCGCTGGTTCCAGCAGAAGGTAAAGCTGATTTATCTCAAGTGAAGTGGTGGAATGTGGTGTTGGTGAATGGAGTTGGGATTTGGGGATGCAAAATATAGTCATATTTGCTGGGTATCTTCTTTAAAGTTAGAATATTGGGCACCTTGACAAATCAGGGGCTTCCAGGGATGATGGTTTAAAAGAACATGCAGAACTAGGCCTTCTCCCCGTCACCATGAATGGGGGTAGATGGAAGGGGAGGAATATGGCTTTAACAGGAGCCCCCTTTCTCAGATGATAGTGCAGTTCCGCACAGTGTAAAAACCAGCCAGCTTCCTATTTAGTCCAGAAAAGGATAGAATTCAGAGCCCATGTTCATGTATCAGTCAGATTTGAAATCTCAAAAGTTAGCCATTGCTGCAATCTCTGCTGTTGCCTCCTGTTCTGAAAAAACTAAATCTCTTCTCTTTCAGTATGATGGGATCATCCTTCCTGGCAAATAAATTCCCGTTTCTATCCAAAAGACCAATAAAAAGTTTTCAGTGAAATGTGCAGTTCTGTTGTGTGTTCTGTGAAAGGATCCTGGCCATATTCAAGTCCTTGGACCTCAAGCCACTTAAAGCTTCGATGGGAGTAGCTGGTAACAACCCTATCATCCTCTGATTGGATGCCAGTATTTCCTGGCAGATCCAAGTCCAAGCTTCATAGCATTCATTGCCTGTGCTTGCCACACCTTGGTTGATGTGAAGTAGCCCCATTTAGAAGGGAGGGTTTGGTTGATGTTGGGGTTTGAATTTAGAGCCTTGATTAAGCAGGGTGCAGTGCTCCTGTGTTCCAGGAGGCTCCCTGCTATTCAGTGATTCTGTTCTGTACTAGAAATTTTATCAGCATTGATGTGTCATGAAGGAGTGACAGGCTTTTGTGTGATGGTTGAGATTAAATTTAGACTTAACTGTTCAGGCTCAGGTTTCTTTTACAACGAGAAGGTTCTTGGGACGCAGTATGTGCAGATAAGAGGGCATTTCCATTTCCAGCCCTCTC
Protein-coding regions in this window:
- the RPL11 gene encoding 60S ribosomal protein L11 codes for the protein MRELRIRKLCLNICVGESGDRLTRAAKVLEQLTGQTPVFSKARYTVRSFGIRRNEKIAVHCTVRGAKAEEILEKGLKVREYELRKNNFSDTGNFGFGIQEHIDLGIKYDPSIGIYGLDFYVVLGRPGFSIADKKRRTGCIGAKHRISKEEAMRWFQQKYDGIILPGK